The Lutibacter sp. A64 genome segment CTTGCTGCTACACTAACCTCTAAGCTATGTGTTAAACGTGTATGCACAAAATCTGTTTTAGATAATGGTATAACTTGTGTTTTGTCTTGTAAGCTTCTAAATGAATCTGAAAAAATTATACGGTCATAATCTACCTCAAATCCAAGGCGTGTTTCATCTTGTTTACTTCTTAGTCTTATTTGCCTATCTCCATAACGCTTTAAAGATAGTAGTTGATTCCAATTCATTGTTGTTTTTTTAATTTGACGCAATATAGTTATTAATAATAATTTTAAAGAATCAAATAGTTTTAAAACTTAACACTAAAGACACATAACTATAAGTTTAAAATAACCTTTACTTAACATTAAGGTTGGTTATTTGCTGTAAAGAAATTTTAAAGTATGAAAGCATTAATTACAGTTTTATTTTTATTGGTTGGAGTAACTTCTATGGGGCAATCTTTTGAAATGACCTCTCTTATAAAGCAAGAGAGTAATGGTATTGTTGAGGGAATTGTTTTAGATAAAGCAGCTGATAATGAGCCGCTTATTTTTGCAACAGTTACTGTAAAAGAATTAGACAAACAAGTAGAAACTGGCTTTGATGGTTCTTATTCAATTGCCTTAAAACCTGGAACATATACTTTAGAATTCTCTTTTATTGGGTATTCTAAGGTAATAGTTGAAAATGTACTTATAACTTCAGGAGATAAAAGCATTTATAATCAAACGTTAGATGTTTTATCTTTAAGTACTACCAATAACGCTGTGGCTCAAATTGACAAGCAGTAATTTTTAACCTTAAAAAAGACTTAATTCTCTTTAACTTTAAATTAACCTTATAGTTATTTTTTTATAACATCTGATTAACTATTCATTTACCTAGGGGTGGTTTATTTGCACCAACAAAAATGAATAATAGAAAATTAAATTTAAAAATTAATTAAAATCAGATTATAATGAGAAAAGTTTTGTTAACGGCTTTAGTAGCAACGTCATTTATTTTTACAGGATGT includes the following:
- a CDS encoding carboxypeptidase-like regulatory domain-containing protein; the encoded protein is MKALITVLFLLVGVTSMGQSFEMTSLIKQESNGIVEGIVLDKAADNEPLIFATVTVKELDKQVETGFDGSYSIALKPGTYTLEFSFIGYSKVIVENVLITSGDKSIYNQTLDVLSLSTTNNAVAQIDKQ